tcccagaaagcctcatcaacatacctctctgcatcccttagctcctccagttctgccaccctggcctccaaagcccgaaCACGGTCTCTGAGGGTCAGGAGCTTCTtacactgaatgcacacatacgccacccacccacagggcaggtaatcatacatgctgcattcagcgCAATAAACtagatagcccccactctgctgctgggcttctgcctgcattctgtcCTACAGCTACCTAGAttaatgaaagggttttgtttaaatcaaaaagttttgaatatattgaatattttgaattgtttcttttGAGTGTGTATCAATGaataattcattatttttgtatTCACCATGCACATTACAACCTACTTTTAACTCTTATTCAGAGTCCGTTTTTTTCCTTATAACCTGATATAGTGGTATATATCATCACAGTGCTTACTGCAGCAAGTTGGACATTCAGGTAGTGtttctaatggtcccttctggccttaagatctATGAAAATAAACTCTATGTATAATATGTATAATACTTTATCATAGCAAAATACCATACTAcatatagttttttgtttttttaaacatataggGTCGCAAACTCTAAACTTAACAATTTTTCTCGCCTGGAACCAACACTTCAACTCCTTGGTGTGCAGTTTGACCAAAATGAGGCCCAAAATATCATGACTGAACAGCATGGGGCTGCAACCAAGCTTTTGTATCAACTGTATGTTGccctagaaaaaaagaaaaaggcggGGCTCACAGGAGTAGCCATGGAAGCAATGAGACCTGCAGCACCTGCAAAGCTCCAGGGCATTGAGAGTGAGTTGTATCGAGAGGTAGGTTAATTAAGTTTGTCATATACATCACTAGATAATCAACAGACTAAAATGCAGCACATTTACGTATACCTTTtgggtaacaaaaaaaaatccaaaaacattCAGCTCATTTAACTCAACTTTCTATTCGACATAGAGTACCTATCTGAAGCGTTTGTGACAGATGCTTAGTTTTCCATCCCCTTCATTGATTCATAGGCAGGCCAATCAGCTTCAAGATTCTCTGTTTCCTTGCTTTGCCTCTTTCCATTTGTTGGCTACTTTCTTCCCCAGGCTTCTTTATTGCCTCAAAGGAAATAACAGCACAGGCCAGTAGTTTTACAGCAGCTGCCATATTATTCTTCTCGGCAGTACAGTTTGCATGCTGAAATTGCGCAAAGAGCAGAAGACTGAGAAGAGGGTTAGCGGTGTAGGTCCTGCCAGAGTACACACTCCCTGATCTCATTAGTCGTGCTCTCTGAGAGCAGGCCACATGAGGGTGAGCAATTTTGAATAAGCTGTATGTTGTGAATCAAATTTATCCCTTGTTTATATGCTGTTTGGTGACACAAAATCAGACATAGGTCTCCACTGGCAGAATGATCCTCAAAGAGAGTGGGAGCAGCCATAATATCCCTTCACCAGGAGGTTGTATGTGGATAGCACAAACCGAAAAGGGAAAAGAGGTGCAGCTACAGTAACAAGGAACACCTGATTCAGCATTTCCTGCAACTGACTGAATTCATCTGTTCAAATACCATTTGCCATCCTGTAATTTACAACTCTCTACGTCAATTTCAGCAAATCCGgcaatttttctgaaaaaaataaaataaaaaaattcctgtATATCTAGCTGTTCTGCGAACATCAGTTTATGGGATGTGTCTATTCAAAACTATTTTCTTAAATGTCCCTTTAGGACAGTTTTGAGTTTTGGAGGTACAATAGTTTAATGTTTAAGTGGTTAAATGTAATGTTTGTGTTACTGTTTAACTGGTTAAATGTAATGTTTGTGTTACTCTTTCTAACTCTGAGATATCTTGAAACATTATTTCATCATAGCGTCTTAGAAACCTAATGCCACGGCAGACTGACTTGAGACTGCAGCAGGTTTCAgagcattttgaaatgaaatctaagcacatggaaaataaaatagCTCATATACAGTTTGCAGAAcaacagaaagttaaaaaaatccaGGAGGAGCAAAGAGCCCAAGACATTGAAAAGGTGAAAAGCCAATTTATTTTTTCATACCAAGAATCCAATCCTGCAGATGTTTACTTATGTAAGCTTTAAGTGTTCTATTAGTCCTGTTGAAGCCATTAATTCCCTTTATATTGCTCCACACATACATATTGATGGAAAAGCAGAAAAAAGTCTAACACTCTTGACAAACATAAAGATGTGGCTGTGTAACCAATAGTAttttataaatcacttaaaatattaatatttacataCATCAGGACAATAAAGTGATTGATGTGTTTGTATATTGCCATGACAGAAGTGGATTGTTAGGAATAAGGATAAAGGGCAAACGCCACAATCAcatgaaaagttgtaatatcCAAATATGACACACAACGTGAAGAGTCTTACTATGATTATAAAGTGGGTCTTATCAGtataagaaaaataagaaaagaaagtaAACTATCCTTACCCATCTAAATATTCTTCGCCAAAATAtgtaaatgacatttaaaatacctttaaaataaaaacacgcTTCTCTTATCTTTGATATAATGCTCCCTTTTGGGGTTGACTTTTTTGTTTAATCTCAGGAGGTAAATTGCTTTTTCCACCCAACCTCAAACTCTTACCCAGGTATACCTAATCTACTGTAGTCTGCTTGATGGTGACACTTTGGTATCTTTCACACCTCCTGACCCACTGGTGCAGCTTCACCTCTTTCCTGCTATATATTCACAATTGATGGCCAAAAGCTTGGATCTGAAGATAGCTTCAACAATTTTTCAAAAAGGCACCAGAGAATTGGTGCTTGACTGTATTTGGAATGCGACTCAGAAATGTCACTTGGGTTACTTGTCGCgtctaaagaggaaaaaaagtaaattttagaaGAGAATAGGAAGCCTTTCAACGTACTGTTTTCCCTCTATTCAGAGCAGCACTTCAATATCATTGGGGGGTGCAGTTCTTCAGTCCTTTATCAATCAGTTGTTGAATGAGGAGTATTAATTTCAGATTCAACTTTTAGTATTTTATCCAATTTAATGTTAAAAGCCTTTTGAGAGAGAGGACTAAGGATGGTGGAAGGGGAAAGCAGAAGAGacaaaaaaacctgcaaaaaAGCAGAGGAGACATAGGGAAAATGGTGAGGGTCCGTGCAACTTTCTCtcagagaaagaagagaaatgAAAAAAGGGAAATGTTAACACATGCAATTGTCAGTGAAACAAGAAAGTCTTTAATTATTATATTaccagtttttaattttaaaaatatacatattgcAAATTTTGGTTATTAAAAAATCCTCCATCTGACAGATCAGTAATTATGTTTTGTGGAGGCACACTGGTATTATCTGTAATGGAGTTGAGTAAATAAAAGTAGTGTGACACTGAGGTCTATCCTTCTCCTCTGTGATGGCACAAAATGGGGAAGGGCCACAGAGTAGTGCACCCTCagagtggtggggagggaagacttGTGGCTGTGAGCACTTGGGAGTGCAGGGTTGACAGTGTTACAAGCTGCTGTGGGTGCCTATCTGCACAAGGAGGGGATGAGGTGAAGACCCTGATCCCAGTACACCAGTAAAGCTGCATAATGAGAGTCCTCGATGCATCTTTGGAGGAACATACCAAGGGACATTTCTTTGTGTACTATTCTCCACCGCTACCAGCCCCAGGAGGCATTATGCATTGTGAAGACATACACCTTCTGATACTGCTGTTTGAATAGTATACCTCCCTCTCCCAACATGGACCAACCACATGCAAAGCCATAGTGTGCTAGGATGTTGCTATGACTGTTGATCAGTTAGAAAGTTAGTTTACAAGATCAGTTTTTGGCCCAAAGAAAAGATTGTTTCACATGCATATAGGGGACTGACAAATCAGGGGAACTCAAAATATAGTCATTAAGACTTAATTATACACAACATGTAGAGATGGACttcttgatttcattttttttaatgttttactttTTGAAAAATGGTTTAATCATAAGTTTTTATAGCACTATATGCAAGATTGGAACTTGTTTGTTCAAGTACTTTCTGCTTATAAGAATTATTCTATGGATGAATTACAATACTTGTATagtatattttacatacattcaAGTAACTGAACAGATTTGTACTGGATGTTCAGCATCGTAAAGGAAGAAGGAGACAAAATGAAATAATGGCCAGGATTCAAGCAGCTATTATACAGATTCCAAAACCACCACTAAACCGTACCTTGAAAGCTACTGAAGcccaaaaattgttaaaaaagaaaaaagaagcagaGGTAAGTGTTAACTTTATTACTTTAAGTTTTAGTAACACTAAATTTTGCAAAGCAAGCAAACTCATAGTAGAAATCTACTGTTAGAAATGGCACTGTTGATTTAACTGATTTCAACAATTACATCAGCATAAAACTGGCCTAATGCAgtagtgaatttggcccagtaacctctaagggcttgatcctgcctaCTTTACTTAGggaaatctcccattgacatcaatgagagttCTTTCAGAGTAAGTAGTACAGAACCAGGCCTTAAATTAATCCTTGGTAATATTTTAGGATCCACTCTagccacattgaagtcagtggaaaaattccTGTCGACTTTAATGGAAGTTGTATCAAGCCCTTAGTCATTTCCTTATGATTTGTGACTGTTGTACTTCTGCATTGTAATTTATTAACTCTTTTACAATATGCTATCATTGTAGCAAAAGTGTCtttgacaacaacaaaaacactagtAAGATTTAAAACTGTTAGCTGTCTCATATCAAAGCAAGGAAGACTGAAGATACTTTTGCTGGATTCTCTTATGTTACACTACTGTATGTAATACATTTAAAGCTTTTTGGAGAGTGCTTCCCATTTAGAAATTTGGATCATGTTGTACTTAGAACtaagtgggccaaattctaccctgacTCACATTCTGTACAACCAGATCTAGTTGAGAACTTTGAAggcggcgggagggggagggaagagagataaTTTAGTTAGTCCTATTCTCTTTTGGAATTTACCAAATGAGTTGGGTTACACAGGGTGTAAAATAAGACTAAATTTGGGCTACTGAATCCAAATTACAACATACTTTGCAAAGAACAGTATACTTAAAAAACCCTGAATGAACTCTTCACCGGGCTTGAACTGACTTTACTCAGTAGTCTAGCAGACCATATTGTGCAGAGTGGAAGACTGCAAAGCTCCAGATGCTGTCTTTACAATGGGTTGACTTGTATGTAGGAAAAGAGGAAAATACAGTGAAGTGAGTATGTAGGAGCTTGTCTTCTGTCACCCTGGACTAGCTGATACGTAATATGTTCTCAATATAATTTATTCTAAGgcattaaattacattaaaaattctCTGTATAATAGTTACAGTACAGATACAAAAATGGTTAATAGTTGAATCCATCTTTTGTGGTTTTAGGGAAGGTAAGACAATTGAAATGTCTGTGCTGTTTCTCTAGGATGTATACATGGAAATTAAGAAGTTTGAGAAGTTTATGAGGAAAGAGAGCCCTTCTTCTAGTAGCACCCAAGTCACTGACAGGTAATGTTTGCACCAAGTTGACATCAAAGAAACTGTagtcactggggaaaaaaaagaaatatccACTAGTTTTGTGGTTCTATTAATGAAACTGTTCACCCCCATcaactgtttttcatttttattttaaagtatacCTCATTTTCTACTTTTAAATTTTGCAGTCAGACAAAGAGAGATTAATATCCCTAAAGAGCCTTtctcagttgtttataactttctCAAACTTTCTCCTTTTTAGGCTTGTGTTTTCCAGGTCTTGTCTCAATGAATGTTTGGAAAGTttgagtacatttttttttttaaagtagcccACATTTTTTCTCTCAAAAAGCTTTAAAGTAGAAACTTAATGTTTGTACACAAGTAATCTGTAAATTGGATATGTGCCTTCCCATGATACTGTGatgatctgttttgttttggccaACTGGTAAGAGTTTAAAATATCATATACATCATGTATTcacactgactttaaaaaaaagtagttgtATTAACAATCTTACAATGTCCCGTTGTCACTGTGCATTATGTGTGAAGATGCATAAAGACTGAGATCTTTCACTGTGTACATTGAAGCCTCAATCCTGCACAGacttacacacacacttacttactTGAAGCTGATGTAAAGTTAAGTGAATGCATTAGTCTGTGGACAATTGGGGCTTGAATGAGGTAGGGCTACTTATGAGTGTACATGAACTCTTGCCTCACTgaagttctgatcctgcaaacacttaagcatgtgtttaactttgcaAATGTGAgttgtcccagtgaagtcaatgagactgctcACATGCATTAGGTTACAGGGATGAGTTCAGCTAATTTATCCATTAGTTCCCCCTGTTTTCTTGGGTGAAGAATTCCTTAAACGTGATAGATTAAGATTCATGTTTCCAGATTTCATACTTATGCGAtattttatgcacatgagtatcccatttttaatttttagttgaTTTTTTCCAAAACTTATATTTTTCACCTGAGAACAACTTTTTGTGTTATTAAGACAGAGGAGAGCTGTTTCAGGCTATCTAATTCTTGATTTTAATCATTGTATTTCGCACTAGTCATCTGAAGATGTTTTTCAACATGAACTTCTTCCTCTAATTTGGCCACGCAAGGAGCTTCCAATTTCATATTGCTAGAACCTTAATGCCTACATAAAATAGCTATAGAagcaggtgctcagatattgCCATGATGAGCACAGGTACAAGAACCTAtgtagaatagaacagaataaaATAGAAACAGCAGATGATTTGTCTGGTTGAGAAACTGTTTGTAATGGGCATCAAGAAGCCCTGGAAGAAAGACACCTGCTGTTGGTATGCCTCACCTGTGCTTTAGCAGGAGactgaaaataatataaagtggcTTCAAGAGCCACTCAGTGCCTTTCTTCTTGGGATGCTTACATTTTTCTGGTATGGGTTTTAGATTGAGGAAACATAAAATACCTCTCAAACACATAACACACCACTTGAACAGCTATACGATAAAACCAACATAAATTAAAGCTGCACTGTGTATATTAAgcagaatattttcttttttaattaattccACTCCCAACCCACTAAAGATATAGGCACTCtgcctattttaaaaaagcaaacagacttACAAAAACAATATACTGGTTTCAAAGAGATGATAAAAGCTCGTTCCCCAAAGTCAGAACTTAGGAGCAACTGGCCCatcagggaggaggcagcagcagcctgtTTCAGAGCAGCAAAGATCTTTGTCTTTTGCCTTGATATTACTGCTGGTGACCagagtggaaggggcagagcagggaggcagC
This genomic window from Trachemys scripta elegans isolate TJP31775 chromosome 6, CAS_Tse_1.0, whole genome shotgun sequence contains:
- the LOC117879096 gene encoding sperm flagellar protein 2-like, producing MQIKKLLTNYAILKYYVVNEEATIQCDASKMRVANSKLNNFSRLEPTLQLLGVQFDQNEAQNIMTEQHGAATKLLYQLYVALEKKKKAGLTGVAMEAMRPAAPAKLQGIESELYRERLRNLMPRQTDLRLQQVSEHFEMKSKHMENKIAHIQFAEQQKVKKIQEEQRAQDIEKHRKGRRRQNEIMARIQAAIIQIPKPPLNRTLKATEAQKLLKKKKEAEDVYMEIKKFEKFMRKESPSSSSTQVTDSNVQDTLQIQELDTAAPDTTAQTTTELLSTYSDDEYIRKIQKRLEEDSFAREQREKRRRKMLMEQLIAHEAQEVRYLCQYAVSHAE